The Brachionichthys hirsutus isolate HB-005 chromosome 17, CSIRO-AGI_Bhir_v1, whole genome shotgun sequence genome segment CCACTGGTATCGCCTTACAATGCTGCAGCACCTGATGGAACATATCGCTGTTCGGGCCAGAACATATGGTGGCATTTGCCTGATAAAATTTGTTTGGTGttgtgtgtaattgtgtgtgtgtgtgtgtgagagagagcgaaagaaTGTTATGAtgtcagagagagggaggatgtTACAATGTTAAAAATAGACAGAATGTTACAAGAACATATTTCATTGTCACAGAGAGACACTTCATGTACTTTTATTAAACTTTAAACTTCCCGCTGTGCGGGATCAAAGCAGTCTGCACCATTTCAACAAGACAAGGTTAGAAGTTAACCACCGTAAAGCGACTGATCCTCCATGTGCAGGTTCATCCGCAAGATTCTACAGTTTCCCAAAGTAGCCACTATTTTCATTCATCCAATGCTGATGCCCTGGAAGCATTTAAATATTGGCTTAGGCTAGACTTAGCTAACATTAAACCCCAGTTACACAGATCCACTTGCTTCATTAGCCTGTTATGCACTCATCCGAATCGTCCTTTTCACAACGGCACTAATCACGCAAGGTCAAATTCTTGCACATTGTAATTTAAACAAATTTAATTAAGATACTAATCAAAAGGGGACAGATCGTAATTAATAAGTGGCTCTTTGATGGCCTGACGTGTCACAGTTAGCAGGCCGGGACCAGTTTCCGTTCCTCTGGAAGGCTTTAATGTTTCACTGATAGCTAACAATTATTGACAAGTTACACCAGATGCTTGTTGAGAAATATAGCTAGCTAGTTAGCGAGCTAGCCAAGACACCGCTAGGTCCCCGACTTAACAAACGATAACTATAATGTTTACTAcctcatttatttatgttttgacAAATGCTAATTATAATACAAATGAGCTGTAGCTCGTTATCCAGTAGCCGCTAAGGTGTCAAACAGCTACGTGATGTTACCGAACGCCAGCTACTAGCTAGCATCAACGCTAAACTAGCCACGGCAGCCCCGAATGCTAAACCTCACCTCGGGCTCTGTCGGTTGGGTACAGCTTCTCTGCTTTATTAAGAAACTTCAAGGCTTTGTCTTTATCTCCAGCTTGGAACGCTTTCGTCGCTATATTGATACATTTTTCCGCTTCGTCCCTGTTTCCTTCCATCGTCATCCCTCTCTTCCGCCTTCGGCAGTCAGCTGACCATCTCCAACTCCACGTGGTCACCGGCACTGACAGCGGGGACAGCGCTTCACGTCTAACACGCtttgatgtgtttattttttgttgtcatTCACATGCGGCAGGACTTAAAATTATAGTCACGATaaaagaatagaaatagaaaatatttatttatatatcttTATTAAACGGTTTTGTTTCAGTCACATGGTATCACTTAAGCCGATGTGCGATAAGGGGCATGCTTGACCAAAGGCGAGTCCATGGCGTCGAGCGCTGCATGGATGCGGAAGTGAAGCCTCGACTCCATGTTGTAGTCTTTGTAGTTCACCCTACAAATGAGAGCACGCATTAGCCCTTTGCAAAATTGCAGCGCATGTCACACAGATTACaattgctgctgtttttttacaGGGCAGTTCATAAGTTTTTGATgatattaaaacacattaatAAAAAGAAGTACATATGTGGAACAAAACACTGGGCTCCTTGGACTAGAAACACTTACTTGGCATTTTCTATCACAGTGATGGCCATCTTGGTGTCACCTTTCTGCTTGTGCAACAAGCCTAACTCGAACATGGTAAATGGCACCAGGTAGCTGTCAAACTTTATATCATTCTCACTGCACAAATAACAGAAAATTAAAGCGTGCGATTAAAGTCAGATTCAATTGACATTCTCTATTTAAacttaaaaacaggaaacaagaaTGCAAACCAATATTTATGACTTTCATAAACATAAGAAAACAAATTAGTACACCATGATGTCTAACCACAAAGTTTGTTAAACTGTGGAAACATTATgactattttcttttctaagTTAGGAACCTGCATACTGTAAGAAGGTGACTGTTCTGACAGCGCCGCGACTGTTAAGACCAACCTGGCAATGACCCGATTGAAGCAGAGCTCAGCCTGGACCAGACACCCCAGCTGTTTCAGACACAGGCCCTTTAGCAGCTGGACCACACACTGGTCATCCAGGTGATACACGGATGGATCTACACGGGGAATAAAGTTACTGCATGCACAATAAAGGAAACTTTAAatttctgtcctcctccttaCTTTGGTCATTTCCAAGTTGCTCCTCTGCTTTCTCCAACGTGGACAAAATGAGTCTAGTCAACTCGGGTCTTTTGCCGACTATTGTGAAACCATTCCACACGTACATAATTTCCTTTCGAAAACAAaatagttatttttaaaatgagaaCTGGTTTGATAACCATGTATTGCTATTTCTTACCAAAGCAGGAACAACCAACTTCACAGGGTTATCAGAGAAGTATCGCTGAGCCTTCTTTGCTGCAAACTTCTCTGTTGGAATCGATTTTCCAGCAATCCTCAGTCTGAGACCGTCCACTTGCCTGCAACCCACAAGATGCCCCAGTTACCGTACGCTACGACGAGTGCAGCACTTGCAGCCGAACTGTGGGCGATGATAACGATGTTCTTGAGCACACCTGAATAATTCGACCACATTTTCTCCCAGTGCAGTCACTTCTTCATCGGGTAACATGCTTAAGATGGCAGCTTTCTGGAAAACATAGATGGCCTACAAGAGCCGTGTAAACCGGTCATAAgaggttaaacacacacacacacacacacacatagcttaACATCAGGACAAACGGTTACACAATTTACCTGTGACCATTTGCTCTCTTTGCTGAGCAGGTCGGCATATCGATACGCCTCCTTCCAATTTAGCTCAAAGGAGTAAGCCCACATCAGCTCCCAGTAACACAGGTGCTGAACCTGACGCCACTCGTGCTGCGCTGCAATGCATGCCAGGAACTTCTCCTgagcctgcagagagacagaataGGTGCACAGTtttctttcaaaacaaaatagATTATTACTACAGTACTGAGTACTCACAAATGTGAAGTTCCCCTTGAGCAAAGCGATTCTTGCAGTGTAGAAAAGCATGAGGGCTCCCTGTGCATAAGAAACAaatccataataataattaagttTCAATGAAgggtgcaaaacaaaacacattttccatcaGAAtcagccatttctttttttttttataagaacaAAAACGCGTTTACATTTGGGAACCTCTCATTGTAGGGCTTCAGCAGCACCTCAGCCTCCGTCAGGTTCCCATCACCAATACCTGCCCAAGAAAGACGGAAGGGCAAAACAAGGATTTTCAAACCATTAAAAAGTCCTATACAGAGTAATAAACTGCTGTTTATTGACAAATGAAGAAGGGATTGAAATATAGCAGTTTTTCTCACCCAGAATCACTGTAATGTAGAGATGAAACATCAGCAGGGTCAGGGTGCTGAGGATAGAGCGCAGGCTGTTGCTGGATGCTCCCTGTCTCAACTCAGACAAACCAATTTCCTGCAATAGTGACGATGCCACATAAGATCAGTTTTACAACTAGTATTAGGACTtctcttaaaaagaaaagaaatgggcTCCATCTTTGCAAATAAATTGATTTGCGCATACCCTATCCCCTGAGAAGCCCAAAAACTCCATCAGTCTGAGGACTCTGgatggaaagagagaaagcatcTAAAGAAaatgggagagaaaaaaacaactaatcCTCACGTGACTTATTGGTAAATCTTTGTTCATTCCCATTTCATTGACCTTCTATGTCACACAGCAAGACATCTACgcaggagaaaatgaaagccTGGACATACAATATGGCTATAAAATGTGATGTAAACTCTGTTTTAATAATGATGCTGCCTCCTATGGCTCTCACCAGGTTAAATGATCCAATGCCCATGTTGATGCCACCCTTAAAATGAGAATATGTGGGCCTCTGCACCTCCGTGTCTTTTGTCACATCTGCAAAAGCCTGGCAATCCCTGGCAGGCGAGACAACACagtaaaaaacattaaattctcCGGTTTATGACTACAGCATTGCATCCTCTTACTTGTAAATCTGGTAGCTGTTTCGCATCCTCATCCCTCCTTTGATGAAGCCAATTATACTCTCATCCAGGAACGAGAGAACCCCCTTCTGCAGGAGAACTTCAGCGTAGCAGAGCTCTGCGTGCATCTCAACTGTCGACAAGAACGTCACACGCAAAGTTAAGGAAATATAACGCAGCAATGTGCATACCGATTACATTTTTTAGATCCATGAACATTGTTGAAAATCCAATGcatcttgacatttttacaatcTCAGCTGCACCAAACTCCATTTTTAATCGACCATCCTTTTCTCAATGATTCCCCTTTATGGTGAAGTCAAGAGGCTGCAGGAGTTCATCGCTTACCCTCCGTAGGCTTCTCAGCCGGTGTCCGATACCACAGGCTGGTTATGGTCTCAATTATCCCAGTTTTTTTCCGGAATCTAAGATCACATATTACATGGGGATAAATTCAGACGGATAGCGCCTCAACTCTTGAAGAGGCGATCAATGGATCAATGACCATCCCACACGTTGATGATAGTCTTAAACGggttcatttttaaatgattgaaaCCTTTGGCATGTCTGCAGGGATTCGcc includes the following:
- the LOC137907183 gene encoding tetratricopeptide repeat protein 39B-like; translation: MGAMEKSLQQMDLSNSSEDAMSPKMDLQLALKDCTAALELFLTNKFADALALLKPWRRESMYHAVGYSSILVMQAGMTFDPKDMEDAMTSLGESLQTCQRFRKKTGIIETITSLWYRTPAEKPTEVEMHAELCYAEVLLQKGVLSFLDESIIGFIKGGMRMRNSYQIYKDCQAFADVTKDTEVQRPTYSHFKGGINMGIGSFNLMLSLFPSRVLRLMEFLGFSGDREIGLSELRQGASSNSLRSILSTLTLLMFHLYITVILGIGDGNLTEAEVLLKPYNERFPNGALMLFYTARIALLKGNFTFAQEKFLACIAAQHEWRQVQHLCYWELMWAYSFELNWKEAYRYADLLSKESKWSQAIYVFQKAAILSMLPDEEVTALGENVVELFRQVDGLRLRIAGKSIPTEKFAAKKAQRYFSDNPVKLVVPALEIMYVWNGFTIVGKRPELTRLILSTLEKAEEQLGNDQNPSVYHLDDQCVVQLLKGLCLKQLGCLVQAELCFNRVIASENDIKFDSYLVPFTMFELGLLHKQKGDTKMAITVIENAKVNYKDYNMESRLHFRIHAALDAMDSPLVKHAPYRTSA